A genomic region of Glycine soja cultivar W05 unplaced genomic scaffold, ASM419377v2 tig00106121_1_pilon, whole genome shotgun sequence contains the following coding sequences:
- the LOC114404739 gene encoding uncharacterized protein LOC114404739 has translation MIPNYTNWIWHGELPDNPTLSHTEAIDVDMGCRIEEMIRDLGQDGFRQAHAPLYDKIENDSKTPVYSGCTTFTRLSAVLALVNLKARFGWSDKSFTELLVLLKKLLPEDNTLPKSQYEAKKILCPVGMEYQKIHACPNDCILYRNEYAKMRTCPTCGVSRYKVNNHEESDVATAENSHPTKVCWYLPIIPRFRRLFANRYDAKQLMWHVEGRKIDGLLRHPVDSLQWKAFDALYPDFGNETRNLRLGLAFDGMNPFGNLSTSHSSWPVLLMIYNLPPWLCMKRKYIMLCMMIAGPRQPGNDINVYLTPLIEDLRTMWEHGVDVWDENLQETFRLRAMVLCTINDFPAYGNLSGYSVKGHHACPICEKNTSFVQLKHRKKTIYTRHRRFLNQFRPYRRLKKAFNGSQENESAPKPLNGKEVHDCVNDIITIFGKTQKKTNSETNI, from the coding sequence ATGATTCCAAATTACACAAACtggatatggcatggggaaTTGCCAGACAATCCAACATTGTCTCACACTGAGGCAATCGATGTAGATATGGGTTGTCGTATAGAAGAAATGATTCGCGACCTTGGGCAGGATGGTTTTCGGCAAGCACATGCTCCTTTGTATGACAAAATAGAGAATGATTCAAAGACTCCTGTGTATTCTGGGTGCACAACATTCACAAGGTTGTCTGCAGTCTTAGCTTTGGTCAACTTGAAGGCACGATTTGGCTGGAGTGACAAGAGCTTTACTGAATTGCTAGTGTTATTGAAAAAGTTGCTTCCTGAAGATAACACGTTGCCAAAGAGTCAATACGAGGCGAAGAAGATCTTATGTCCAGTGGGAATGGAGTACCAGAAAATCCATGCATGCCcaaatgattgcatattgtataGAAATGAGTATGCAAAAATGCGCACATGCCCAACATGTGGTGTATCCCGCTACAAGGTCAACAACCATGAAGAGAGTGATGTTGCAACCGCAGAGAACAGTCATCCAACAAAGGTttgttggtatcttccaataataccaaggtttagGCGATTGTTTGCTAATAGATATGATGCAAAACAGTTGATGTGGCATGTTGAAGGCAGAAAAATTGATGGATTGCTCCGACATCCGGTTGATAGTCTGCAATGGAAGGCATTCGATGCTTTGTATCCTGATTTTGGGAATGAGACCAGAAATCTAAGGCTTGGTCTTGCCTTCGATGGAATGAACCCTTTTGGTAACTTAAGCACCAGTCATAGTTCATGGCCTGTTTTGCTGATGATTTATAAccttcctccttggttgtgcatgaaacGGAAGTACATAATGCTTTGCATGATGATAGCAGGACCAAGACAGCCCGGTAATGATATTAACGTGTATCTAACTCCATTGATTGAAGACCTACGGACAATGTGGGAACACGGGGTAGATGTTTGGGATGAGAATTTGCAGGAGACCTTTAGGTTGCGTGCAATGGTTTTATGTACCAtaaatgactttccagcatatggaaaTTTAAGTGGTTACAGTGTGAAAGGCCATCACGCATGTCCTATTTGTGAGAAAAATACAAGTTTCGTCCAACTAAAACatagaaagaaaacaatataCACAAGGCATCGAAGATTTCTGAACCAGTTCCGTCCATATCGACGATTAAAGAAAGCTTTCAATGGATCTCAAGAAAATGAAAGTGCGCCAAAACCGTTAAATGGTAAAGAAGTACATGATTGTGTGAACGACATCATAACTATCTTTGGGAAGACACAAAAGAAAACCAATAGTGAGACAAACATCTAG